Below is a genomic region from Argiope bruennichi chromosome 3, qqArgBrue1.1, whole genome shotgun sequence.
taaaataaaagattagaaatatgagtattgtttttgttttagtaTCATGCACACTCTTAAATGATAAAACATACCACGGATGAATGCCGATGCATATCATacactttggaaaatatttgttttgttaatcAGTAAAGCTCATTTTTAGAGTCGGCATTTTTTGTATTTCGCGCTGTCCCAGTTGTAAGACAATCGTCACGTCTTGATCACATTCATCtactttatttatcaaaatagatgCTTTTGATATCCtcttataatttttacatcataatttatattatatataatatatcattgtATACAGACTGCATTATTATAGAATATAGTAGTTAATATAGACTATTATATAACAAGTTGGAGTCGAATGATATGTTAACGAATAGTTCTCGCCGAATTCCGATAATACAAATCGACTACATTATCTTAGGGTACTAATAATGTAATGATGAggcaaaaaaagcaataatttgttCTTCATGAGTTACTGTCTCTTCAGAACTTATTCATACAGGtatgatattcataaaagaaaagagACATTGATAACAGACGAAGATTCTGAACGAAGTTTGGTGATGGTGTTATCGAATTGAAAGAATATCAGCTGTTTTGACATGATTTGTCATGAAGCCACAGCATCAAATGTGCAGAACGCATTTCATCATGAGAACACGACAAACAAATCATTGAAGGATTCGATCGCTGTGCCGTAACGAGTCCTTAATGTCGGATCATGATTCTTTCAAAAGCTAACAATATATTCATTTGCGCATAGAAATATCCACTATCTCaagatgtattaaaaaaaatttattattctttattaaaaaaattcattgaaattatttatcaacTAAATAATGCTActtatgttacaaaaaaaatgtcaaattgaaaatgttttttttttgatgatcTGATATTATAATTCGTTCTGTGTTGTAAAGTAAATGCTCCGTTTCTCATGAGTTCAAAAAACGAATTGGTCTAAACATATCAGATGACTTAATTGAAGATAATAATAGCGTTATGTAactttgcattaattttatgtCAATCTTAAATGCGTATTCTCTTTCCCTTATTTCCTCTTTGGTGACAGAGGTTTTTGATGCAGCTTACATTGTATTTAAAAGGGTATACTAAACTATATATTCTTTTATGtgtatcaaatgttattttagaaattttatacttcagaacaagaatatttatcattcatttttacagGGAACATATTCAATAGGAGTTTGATTTACTGATATTGCAAAGATGTCATTTTGTGCTTGGATCACAGATGAGAAATACAGAGATACTTTCAAAGCAGGTAAAAGGTTATGCCGCAAAGTATGCAAAAACAATATATTCTGCTTTTGATGATCGATTTCatacattcaaatgaaaatagaaattgcaTGAAGTTATTTTCagaaagctattttaattatttttaaatgtaaataaatcaataatactgaaattataatatatatataattcattacattcattatttcagttttttttttttttttagattaatattccttgttttgttttaaaattttatataacctcaataaaaaagtattaagtaatttttcagatttattcaatgtttaacacatagtatttttaaagtgaaaatgtaaGTAAAAGAGATGATAATTTTCTTCTGCATTTTAGATCTCTCTCTGCATTATCTATGGTACTTTATActgttaaactttaaattataataatttataattttaaactatctgTAATTGTGATTCATAATTATTAGCAGGGTAAAATACTggtaaaaacttattattttttaatcatattttatgttttcttcaaataaataattgataatataggAAGTAGATACTTCAATCTGATAtaatctgaaatgtgaagatttcattaattttttttatcaagatttaaaattgtatgaaaaagtGAACATTAACAAAGCATTATACTTGCATACTTTAAAGATTCTTGATCAGTTATTTGTTATATAAgttgtacaaataatatttatttaataattttctatggagcattcaatatttttgtatgtatctaattatgttatttttaagatataagtTGTATTATACCACAGCAGTTGTCATGTATCTTTTACCTTTTGATCACGCCAAAAATTTCctgattatataaaattgtatcatATGATATCTAGTCTTTGTTATTTCTTgctgaatattaattttccaCAGTTAATAAATGAAGTTCAAACAAGTATgtagattttgtaatttaaatgtttgaaaagatgATTTGATCctgtattttttgtaaaattatcatttgagagtgatcattaatataatattatttctaaataagctATACATTCTCGCATagatctgcttttttttaaaaaaattaaataaataaatattttgttgtattctTTTTCTCTGATCTTCAAAACTATTGTTAACATGAATGACACATTTCTGTATACTTGATTTTAACTCTTTGTATATTCAAAGgaagttatttttgaattaaaccaTGAGGAGTATTCTCACCTGGACTTTCTTTTGTATTAGGTGCTATTCTGCAATATAGTTTTTGGATTAGTACCTAAGTTTGTACTAAGcagtatagtttttaaattagctTGGGTTTGTGTTCACCCAAGAATTCCATTATATAATTTGCCATAGTACAGTCcattatataatttggaatagaaCCTCTTCCCTCTAATTAGTTAGCTTCTGTGAATTAGAATTGAAGTCTGATCTGtgatttaagcataaaaaaaaacctCCACATTCTATAATTTGTATTTAGCTTATTGCACTTTCAAGTAGTGCACATGAATGGATACACTTACTGATTGTCAACATAATGTtggatttgacataaaatttgatgtatatttaaatttttggtaatgagatgatacattttatttatctagtccattgcatttttttattgtgttcatAAGCATATAATTAGGTATTGTACTTGGATAAATTTTTCTCGTTTTTACCTAGGGTTATCTAAAAcagagaaatttatcaaaaatctatagatcaaaatttttaatgactacAATACTTTTACCTTTGGTATTCTGTTTACAACGGtgtaaaaaaggattttaaatagcTTCTGGAATCAAATAAGGGTGGACAACTAACCAGGAAAATTGGAAATTGTCAGGGAATTCTGGGAGATTGGGAAAAATCAGAGAAATTCCTTACAGAActggaaatttttatataaatcagtaACTTGTATTGAATGTGATAATTTGAAGGTATTTTTTCATAAGCAGAATGAAACTTTGTTggtaaatattgaaaatcaaacatttacTGATAGTTCAAAATGGAGGCCACCTGTGTTTCTGCTCATGCAGCAGGTTGTGGAAGATTTATATGTACATTTTTGAAGGATCGGAATTTTGAGTATGTAGTATGCTATATTTGGGAAGTTCCTTCAGTTCCGAAGAACAACTCTTGTGCATCTAGGTTATAATGGATTCTGATTCAAATTATgctgattgttttattttttattaactggtttattttttgccttacttttatattatctagacttatttagaaatgtattttttacttgatttttttcattaattatagtaTTGCAATGATAATTTGATGATacaattctttaattcattactTTTAGATTAAGTTGCAATTGAGGTTAGATTTAGCATTAGCAAAAACAGAATAAGTACTATAAAATTAGTTACATTGACATTTGAATGGGAAAGAAAGATTAatcaacatatttaatttattacatattaaacatatattcCCCACTCCTACCCTTTTACTTCCTTTGAATGTCAAATCATCATATCATGTGTGACGAAAGcaaaagtatgaattttgaatattaattttcaaaattacttaaaccCGGATGTAAAATATTGACCTATTATTATAATTCTGCagagtttattttaattgaattgataaagaccaattttttaccttttttcactattttaccGTTAAGCATTCAGTCagcattcatgtgattttttttataatagttggtaggtaaaaatcaatttaattttgattactttggaaactttttctcatttttatgcggcgatttctttttctatttctaaatgatttttttgttaataatattatttttcatttctgatttgtATGTTGGTAAACAGTATGGATGAGGGAGAACTCGCTGGaaggaaacaaatcatttcattcttagGCATTGCCAATGTGCATATGTTTTTGTACTGCATTTTTCATTAGTAAATTTGACAAACAATTCTGATATATGACTGGTTGGCTAAAAGTCGGTATAGAGGGGCATATATTTTCTAATGTTGTCTAATGTATTTGCAAAAAAAGGGAAGGGTTTTACTTAATTGAATCTTGTATGAAATTCAATAAGTGAAATTGATGTTTTTTctgagcattaaattttattttacattgattttagttaaaaggatagaacaattttttcaaattcaattaaacatattatgcaataattacagaaaataaaataaagcaacataGTTCTGAGGATCTTAGACACATCTAAAAATAGgcggaaatttctttaaaaatttggaaaaactaGGGAAAAGTCAGGAAATTCAAACAACAGAAATGGTGTCCACCTTGCAAATTacattgaacaatttttaaaagaaatacaaagtaCTCTTATGGATTTCAtgataatatctatataaataaaagtaacattcCTAAAATGTTAGTATGTTATAGAAATCCAAACTATTGAATTCATTATCTTCACAGTTTTCTACTTTTTCATCCCAGGCTCATTTCTTTGATagttatgtttcttttttaaaacagagATAAGCTTTAATAGTCAGTGTAAATGTTGTAATTTAcagataattaaaagattttatataaaggtgtgtattttacataaaattattcttgCATTAAAAATGGTCTACCAAAAGAATTGTGGCAGTTTTTCATgacatttactaaatatatatatattttttcatttgtaaaagacatgaaaataatttcattctgagCATCAGCACATATATCACAGCCAAGTAGAAAAACAATTACttgtaacaaatttttgaaattccagtATAAATTTGATGCCTtgttatttgtgtttatttatattgctttcatttatatttggttCTGTCAATCATATCATTGTTTTGAGAATTtgaatactaaatatatttttaaaatgttctaatttcaagaatttgacaaatgtttcagatatattttattaatatcatctCTTGTTTTCTTTCAGGTGTTTATACATGTTCTAAATGTGGATATGAGCTTTTTTCTAGTAGAACTAAATTTCAACATTTCTCACCTTGGCCTTCTTTTACGGAAACTGTTCATGAAAACAGTGTTACTAAACGAGAGGAAAAATTTAGACCTTCCTTGACTTATAAGGTGAGTTTGGACATTATATACATTTCCAGTATAttagtttaaacttttaatgGAAATATCTCTATGTTAAAatacctattaaaaaaaaagaaccatttcataaacaactattaaattttgatttttaaaaaattaaatttctataaaaaatttctataaattttgtataaacatgtattttatatgaatgcataataattctagattttttttttgtttttttttgcataaagtaaaaaaaacccaaatgattttattgtttttctttttattcaaaaagagcCTAAGTTATAGAAAGTAAAGTCTTTGATTCATTAATTTCTCTtagacaataaatatatttacttttatacaaTGGGAATAACAAATAATCTAAGccacattttttacatttttttccaattaattatttaaaatttttatttaatatattgaaatatcaacatttttctaatatatctttgttatgccatttttttaataagttttaatgtaaattcaaTCTCTTGTTCTTGCTGTAAATAAAGGCAGCATAATAGTTTATAACAGCACAGCTTCTGAAAAAGTACATCTTTTGAGTATAGAGaaaaacttctgaaaattataaataatacacatttatttcagaaaaataaagattaatgatACTTTATAATGATATCAGTTTGTGTTTAGAAAGTATATATGGTTATTTTGTAGATTTGAAGTTGTCAAGACTGTTTACTAATGTAAATTTCttcttgaaatactttttttaatcacatgttaaattataaatgcattaaaaggtTATTCAAAGAAGCCAGTTTACAAAGTACCTCAAAATTCATTTCTCCTgttaaatttttagctttttgttacttaaaacaaaaattcttcataagtttcagcaattttatttatatctaaaaatgatCTGAATGATCTTAAATATCTTATCATTTCTTTTAgattgaattttccttttttgaaatgttatttcaactttatttgactaaatattcaaaatatggattcataagaaaattatgaaatgatttatgaactaaatatatctgacaaatttatgaaatataacttCAGGTTTTGAAAAAATggcactaaaattttaaaataaatatgtttgaaatacttaaataagtttataatattcaaataattttttatatattatttaaatgaattgttaatttCTATAGGAATGATCATACCTATGGATTTTGTTTACTGTGAATGTATTTTCAATAGGAACTATATCAAGCAATTTGATGTAtgcctttataaaaaaattttaatactgatgAAATAAAATCTAGTGTAACTCTATTTTGAATTCCTCATTTAACTGtgaagtttttttgttttaacttcataattaaagtaattaaattatatttcatgaaaataaattcatttggtTAGCATATAGCAGTTTAAGAGTGATAAAATTAGGAATCGTGCtattgtttaattattcatttagttaaaatttaataacttaataaaaatcatttcttaatacaatttctgtattcaaaaataacaatgattttttttttttaaatcacaggtTTCATGTGGGAAATGTGGACAAGGATTAGGGCATGAATTTGTAGGTGATGGTCCTGGTGGCAAATCTAGATTCTGAATATTCTCGGAGTCCCTTACATTTGTTTCTGGAGGAGGTAAATGCTATTTCTTATAATTTGCTCATTAAA
It encodes:
- the LOC129963669 gene encoding methionine-R-sulfoxide reductase B1-A-like — its product is MSFCAWITDEKYRDTFKAGVYTCSKCGYELFSSRTKFQHFSPWPSFTETVHENSVTKREEKFRPSLTYKVSCGKCGQGLGHEFVGDGPGGKSRFUIFSESLTFVSGGDSSNGTNEGLQNHEAETPTTQNASDEKNVSQSAGPEKSNRYCSLS